Below is a genomic region from Nymphalis io chromosome 16, ilAglIoxx1.1, whole genome shotgun sequence.
acatacattacttCACAAATActgaaacttataaaaaatggtTTAATCCTTACATCCGGAGGTATCTTGTTGCACGATGATGCCTTATGACCAACTTCTGAGCAGTAATGACAAATAGGCAAACGTTTTTGATCCTTAGTTTGTTCTGGTGGAGCAGGAAGTTCAAATCTAGGGTGCATGTACTTGCAGCTCGGTCCATCAGGGCAAAATCCAGCTAAATAGTTAATACACAACACTCTTCTGACATGTCTGTGTCGGCAGTGAGGTCCATGTCGACAAAAGCCACGATCATACCTGAAAATCAGGTTAAATTTTTGTCAGAACAATGAACATGAAACAAATGTGACATACATTATACTAatcttattttttactattaccaCAATAATAAATGTCTCTAATACAATGTaggtatgtaatataatactaatgaaTATACTTACCAAGGACAGTCCTTAATTTTACTTTCGGGGTCTATGTGCAGGAAGGGACACTCTTTATTGTGGCAAGCATTAAACCTTGCATAGAAATAACATTCAGGCATTTTAGTCATGTCATATTCATGAAGGAATTCACACTGGTCTCCTTTCTTGCACAAGCCACGGAGCCAATGTTTACAAACAACTGTTCGATCACCTCTGACATGTCTATATGGGCATTGAGGTCCATTGTTACACCCACCAGGTTGACCGAAGAATTCGCATACGGCTGCTGTTGATTCTGAAATGTTGCTTATTACAGTATAAAAGcacaatattaattacaattgaaaaatataatattgtttttaatgtttcttactATCCATCCCGGGAAAGGGAAGCGGCAACGCTCCATACTGTTGTTCTAAGGCGTAATCTATATCAAACTTTATGTGATCTACATTTGCAACTATCAcctccattttatatttttattataagtatataaaattatttaaacttaatgttgtttcaataataatagcGAGTAGGTACTTCTAGAAATCCTCACAAGTCACAACTGAAATGACATTTCAAGTGGGTATATACTTTTGTGTCATTTACACATGTCAATTCCTcatcaaagaaaatattctaAAGATCAAAGAGAAAACAATCACTGACTTAAAATGGGGTGTTAAAGAATTGCGGGGTGACAAGGGGTTTTTAAAGTTTTGGTTATATTATCTTCTATGCGTTAGTGACACTGAGTATCCACGCCACGAAAATTATGACAAAAAACACGGTTAAAGTTAAGCGCCAAAATGATCcggttttttatgtttttttttttttatatgtccgggatggcaaatgactactccacctgatggtaagtggtagtagagtccaaacgcgacgacggccagtacagtcaggaagaatgttctgtactagccgtcaccgccttgccggcccgcaagatgcctcttcacgcctcgtttgaaggaatccgggttgtaagaggaggggaacacgtgagctggtaaggaattccatatttggtagtgcgacaaagaaaggagttgccaaatttctttgtgcgcgatggaattgatgtcacagttaggcggtgacatcgagaaccagctcgcgtggacttaagagggaagggggaagcaggaattagagagaataattcctcagagcactcgccgtgatacagtcgatagaaaacgctcagtgctgctatctcacgacgcaattgtaaaggttcaagggtgtttgtgacctttacgtcgccaataatgcgtacggcacgtcgctgcaaccggtccaaggcctccagtaggtacttagcggagccatcccaaaggtgcgagcaatattccacgcaagaccgtacctgtgttttgtacagcaggcacagttgttgtggcgtgaaaaaacgccgcaccttgttcagaactccgagtttccgtgaagctgtttttataatagcctcgatgtaatcccttggactaaggtcacaGCGAACGttcatccccagcatggcgttTAACATGTgttttaactttgattttaaTACAAAGTACCGTGTTTTGggtaatttatgttatttttatactgtTGCTGATTCGACGAGGCTTAAGAGAAACCTAAAAAGTAAGTTATATTTGTCGTTTAACTActgtaatatacattttaaaatatcaactgAAAACAATGTATTTCCCCTCTAGTGTCCCTTATGACCGGAGACGGGGTGACTAAGAATCGAACACAGTTTTGGGTTTATtgcctaaaatatttatacaaatgaactaataagtttaaaattctTGAATATAACTAGATCCTAaccagaaaaaaaatgtaaatatatatataattgttgtatAGCTGCGCCTCCGCTTCAGAATCAATCAAACTTCATCTGTAATCATGATTTATGGTTATACATTGTAACCgtaatcattaatctgattatATTTTGACCAAGtctgtagaatatgtgatgagagataaataaacaacttttgaAGTTGTTTAACTTAAAATGAGTTTGTGATTTGTGAACTGTAGTGGTGCGATATCGACTTATCGTgactaagtttaaaaataaaattttaattattgtgaaaATTTTCTCCAAACTTGAAATAGTGAATTTGTGTAATAGGTTTATTCCTATAATGACGTACTGTTCGGACGGAAATTCGGTTTCGAGAGCGAAAATTTCATATAACCGATTGGTTTTTAAAACGATTCAACACTGTACAGAGAGTATTTTATAACCACAAGATTTTAGTTGCAGCACTGACTAGGAAAATTATACTGTCTAGCGAGAAGGCACTGATATAATCTGTGATGTGATTATTACGTTTAGTGTCACTTCTTGtgtaatgttattgtttttatttgctgTATTTAgttcgaaataaatataataaaatgtcgcTGTCTGATTTGAAACATACTTTAAGAAAATTAGAATTTCCAGCATGTGCAAAGGAAGCTCTACCTAAAATAGGTAACCTATAAATTAAAAGTCGCTTGTATACCTTCCAACTTCTTATTAAAAACGgctattacttataattttccATTTTCAGAGCAGTTGCTGGTTGGGCGTGCTGCACCAACCAGCAAACAACTTGACATAGCAATGGATGTGATATCCGAATTTGTGTTTTGTGAAGCTGACCGTCGTGGAAACCGacgtggtttgaacccacttcAAGAGTTGCAACTTATTGATATCATCTGTGATTATCTGTCGGCATGCACTAATGATACCACAAAGAATACCATATTCCTCTCACTTTTTGGGGGCATGGAAAATCAGAGAAAATTAAAAGTTCTTAGCATACTTGCTAGCATGGCCGTTTCAGCTTCTAGTACACCCGTTAGTATTTACTTTGTACTTTTAGTTTGACTTTTCATGTGAattagtcaaaatatttttgatattaaaatggaatcagatataataatttttttaatctgtctaGGTGTTATTAGCAGTGGGTGTATGGCTGCAGCAAATGGGGTGTTCATCTCAGCAATCCTTACAATTAGTTGAGAATGTCATCAAAGATCATTTTTACCTAAATACATCTAATCAGATGGCTCTGAAATCATTAGCCACAACAGCGCCACAGTTTGTTTCTAACTTTATTACTGCTGTGACTGAATTATATATGCATGACTTGCAGAGAGCCAAAAAAATGCCACCAAAGAATTTGTTAGAAGTTATTACATCCTGGGTAAGACGGTCTaactataaattttgtattctaaattatgtattttatgaaatttattgttttatagtttaatatattttaataatagtacatgtttttttcaagtaataatttagtaatatcatgatgataaacaaattataatttgcatgtttattttatcatacagGTATATTCAAAC
It encodes:
- the LOC126774321 gene encoding integrator complex subunit 15; this encodes MSLSDLKHTLRKLEFPACAKEALPKIEQLLVGRAAPTSKQLDIAMDVISEFVFCEADRRGNRRGLNPLQELQLIDIICDYLSACTNDTTKNTIFLSLFGGMENQRKLKVLSILASMAVSASSTPVLLAVGVWLQQMGCSSQQSLQLVENVIKDHFYLNTSNQMALKSLATTAPQFVSNFITAVTELYMHDLQRAKKMPPKNLLEVITSWVYSNPSLCMSAQLNPAALPSGAIPMAAVTPLAGLIHWCALAPLYIDNDTDLEEIPIKKIKLEDEKPSIVKSLPSKALSESELYIKLHLGVLHSLRAGRRTHGPPTAVNAQHLAALTPLVQAYAHQLLKFGVKLQSETKLQDCLDRIGQAVQVALANGCVYGNISNLLAALDTLPENRLLRIIIKSHQQSI
- the LOC126774332 gene encoding cleavage and polyadenylation specificity factor subunit 4, which gives rise to MEVIVANVDHIKFDIDYALEQQYGALPLPFPGMDKSTAAVCEFFGQPGGCNNGPQCPYRHVRGDRTVVCKHWLRGLCKKGDQCEFLHEYDMTKMPECYFYARFNACHNKECPFLHIDPESKIKDCPWYDRGFCRHGPHCRHRHVRRVLCINYLAGFCPDGPSCKYMHPRFELPAPPEQTKDQKRLPICHYCSEVGHKASSCNKIPPDQREVAQKQEEARYRALGYVKPANDNDEMQRLQRMMHKPLEEVTCFKCGTKGHYANKCPKGHLAFLSNQTGQNNSNNMFKKPN